The following coding sequences lie in one Tichowtungia aerotolerans genomic window:
- the infC gene encoding translation initiation factor IF-3: MNNMIRVPEVRCIDENGEQLGIIPTRKALTLAHEAGLDLVEITASAKPPVCRIMDHGKFKYEQDKKKKEQKKKQSVVKLKEVKFHVNVGEHDYETKLRHAFEFLEHGDRVKFSLMFRGRENAHRELGFELMKRVTADIAEVATVEQAPRLQGRNIFMMVVPKKTKK, translated from the coding sequence ATGAACAATATGATCCGCGTGCCGGAAGTCCGCTGCATCGACGAAAACGGAGAGCAGCTCGGCATTATCCCGACACGCAAAGCGTTAACCCTCGCTCATGAGGCAGGCCTTGATCTGGTCGAAATCACCGCCAGTGCGAAGCCGCCCGTTTGCCGCATTATGGACCACGGCAAATTCAAATATGAGCAGGACAAAAAGAAAAAAGAGCAGAAGAAGAAACAGTCTGTTGTTAAGCTCAAAGAGGTCAAGTTTCACGTCAATGTTGGGGAGCATGATTACGAAACCAAACTGCGCCATGCCTTCGAGTTTCTGGAACACGGCGATCGCGTCAAATTTTCACTCATGTTTCGCGGGCGTGAAAACGCTCACCGTGAACTCGGGTTTGAGCTGATGAAGCGAGTTACTGCCGATATTGCCGAAGTGGCAACCGTTGAGCAGGCTCCGCGCCTGCAGGGGCGCAACATCTTCATGATGGTCGTTCCGAAGAAGACGAAAAAATAA
- a CDS encoding zinc ribbon domain-containing protein YjdM has translation MSDIPNCPTCDSEYAYEDGALLVCPDCGHEWNPNEESEALSDENVIKDANGNVLQDGDTVSVIKDLKIKGSSQVVKVGTKVKGIRLVDGDHDIDCKIPGIGAMGLKSEFVKKV, from the coding sequence ATGAGCGACATTCCCAACTGCCCGACATGCGATTCCGAATATGCCTACGAAGACGGTGCACTGCTGGTCTGCCCGGACTGCGGACACGAGTGGAACCCAAATGAAGAATCTGAAGCCCTCTCGGATGAAAACGTGATCAAAGATGCCAACGGAAATGTGCTTCAGGATGGCGATACGGTTTCGGTGATCAAAGACCTGAAAATCAAAGGGTCATCGCAGGTCGTCAAGGTCGGCACCAAGGTCAAAGGCATTCGTCTTGTCGACGGCGATCATGATATCGACTGCAAAATTCCCGGTATCGGCGCAATGGGCCTGAAGTCTGAGTTCGTCAAAAAAGTCTAA
- the thrS gene encoding threonine--tRNA ligase, which translates to MKNEIAIETLRHSTAHVMAAAVCRIYDNVQLDIGPSVENGFYYDFDLPERITPEDFEKIEHEMKKIVKEDLPFERIEVSRAEAEAMLVGQKYKLERLADIPENEVVTFYKCGDFFDLCRGPHLESTGQIRAFKVLNVAGSYYRGKETNPMLQRLNGTAFTNEKQLKLYLKQLEEAKKRDHRKLGTELDLFSIHNEVGPGLVHWHPKGARIRSLIEEYWRQEHFRNGYEILYTPHVGKANLWETSGHLDFYAEGMYAPMEIDKSDYYVKPMNCPFHINIYKAGLRSYRDLPLRWAELGTVYRYEKAGVLHGLLRVRGFTQDDAHIFCTPEQIESEVAEVIRFSNNIWKTFGFEEITAYLSTRPEKAVGEEARWAQATESLKAALEAEGIPYETDEGGGAFYGPKIDLKIKDAIGREWQMSTIQFDFNLPERFDLTYVGEDGEKHRPYMVHRALFGSIERFFGILVEHYSGAFPVWLAPEQVRVLPLSADQIDAAGELAAELRKEDIRVTVETKDGKIGAKIRTAQMDKVPYMLVLGAKEIESGELAVRDRTGAQETMSRADFIEKIKNAVQSKA; encoded by the coding sequence ATGAAAAACGAAATTGCAATCGAAACGCTCCGTCACTCGACGGCCCACGTGATGGCCGCCGCCGTCTGCCGGATTTATGACAACGTCCAGCTTGATATCGGCCCTTCGGTCGAGAACGGCTTTTACTACGATTTTGACCTGCCTGAGCGCATTACTCCGGAGGACTTCGAGAAGATCGAACACGAGATGAAAAAAATCGTGAAAGAGGATCTTCCGTTCGAGCGCATCGAAGTGAGCCGTGCTGAAGCCGAAGCCATGCTCGTCGGGCAGAAGTACAAACTCGAACGTCTGGCCGACATTCCGGAAAATGAAGTGGTTACCTTTTATAAATGCGGCGATTTCTTTGATCTCTGCCGGGGTCCGCATCTCGAGAGCACCGGACAGATTCGGGCCTTCAAGGTTCTGAACGTGGCCGGCTCCTACTATCGCGGCAAGGAAACCAATCCGATGCTGCAGCGCCTCAACGGCACGGCCTTTACCAACGAGAAGCAGCTGAAGCTCTACCTGAAACAGCTCGAAGAAGCCAAAAAACGCGACCATCGCAAACTCGGAACGGAGCTGGATCTGTTCAGCATTCATAACGAAGTCGGCCCCGGCCTGGTGCACTGGCATCCGAAAGGTGCGCGCATTCGCTCGCTGATCGAGGAATACTGGCGTCAGGAGCACTTCCGCAACGGCTACGAAATCCTTTACACTCCGCACGTCGGAAAAGCCAATCTGTGGGAAACCTCCGGGCATCTCGATTTCTACGCCGAGGGCATGTACGCGCCGATGGAGATCGACAAGTCGGACTACTATGTGAAACCGATGAACTGCCCGTTCCACATCAACATCTATAAAGCGGGCCTGCGTTCCTACCGCGACCTGCCGTTGCGCTGGGCCGAGCTCGGCACGGTATACCGCTACGAAAAAGCGGGCGTTCTCCACGGCCTGCTGCGTGTGCGCGGTTTCACCCAGGACGATGCACATATTTTCTGTACGCCGGAACAGATCGAAAGTGAAGTGGCGGAGGTGATCCGCTTCTCGAACAACATCTGGAAAACATTCGGATTTGAAGAGATTACTGCCTACCTCTCCACCCGCCCCGAGAAAGCGGTTGGCGAAGAAGCCCGCTGGGCGCAGGCGACCGAGTCGCTCAAAGCAGCGCTTGAAGCCGAAGGCATTCCGTACGAAACGGACGAAGGCGGCGGCGCATTCTACGGTCCGAAGATCGACCTCAAGATCAAGGATGCCATCGGCCGCGAGTGGCAGATGAGCACCATTCAGTTCGACTTCAACCTGCCTGAGCGCTTCGACCTGACCTATGTCGGCGAAGATGGCGAAAAGCACCGTCCTTATATGGTGCATCGCGCGCTCTTCGGCAGTATCGAACGTTTCTTCGGTATTCTCGTCGAGCACTACAGCGGGGCCTTCCCCGTCTGGCTCGCTCCGGAACAGGTGCGCGTTCTTCCGCTCAGCGCGGATCAGATCGATGCCGCCGGTGAACTGGCGGCCGAGCTGCGTAAAGAAGACATTCGTGTGACCGTCGAAACCAAAGACGGCAAAATCGGCGCCAAGATTCGCACAGCGCAGATGGACAAAGTTCCATACATGCTGGTGCTCGGGGCCAAAGAAATCGAAAGCGGCGAGCTGGCTGTGCGTGACCGTACCGGAGCGCAGGAGACGATGAGCCGTGCTGATTTTATTGAAAAAATAAAAAATGCTGTGCAAAGTAAGGCATAA
- a CDS encoding alpha/beta hydrolase family protein, with translation MKKKFNIFICGALTALNVFGASITQLITTPSQQVLLEWTEPAHPDSDGFELLTSTNLSDSIWSPAGGHDEWPGSATNWSEDISAPSTFYKVNHVSRGTVTDAQMLGIIDTTNLVNICEYYGVPTNLVTYCVAAVTINYSTFDARHISTNASGLLIMPVGIDSFPQPPAEIPAISLLHGTMFANEEVPSVRHVYGEGLAGALLASSGYAVCMPDYPGFGASSGTHPYLHARSEATSAVDMMRAALFVLESYTELPQPNGQLFIAGYSQGGHATLALQKELEQNHADEFPLTASAPMAGPHDLSGVMKPLIFSGESYNYPAYIPYVILGLNSVYSFGTITDFFNEPYASTLPPLFDGNHYGYEINDQMPAVPREIFTETFINEVKSDENHPFAAALRKNDTYRDWVPTTPTCFFHCASDTIVPYSNSVTAMNAFIEAGASTNLVSLFDPYPAGDHSDGFFPCLQAAKLWFDSFLAP, from the coding sequence TTCGGAGCGTCCATCACTCAACTTATAACAACGCCTTCACAGCAGGTATTGCTGGAATGGACCGAGCCGGCACACCCCGACAGCGACGGATTTGAACTGCTGACCAGCACCAACCTTTCCGACAGCATATGGTCCCCGGCGGGCGGTCATGACGAGTGGCCCGGTTCGGCAACCAACTGGTCCGAAGACATCTCCGCGCCTTCGACTTTTTATAAAGTCAATCATGTCAGTCGGGGAACTGTCACTGACGCTCAGATGCTCGGGATCATTGATACCACAAATCTTGTCAATATCTGCGAATACTATGGTGTTCCAACAAACCTGGTCACCTATTGCGTAGCCGCCGTAACCATCAACTATTCCACATTTGATGCGCGCCATATCTCCACCAACGCTTCCGGACTGCTGATTATGCCTGTCGGCATTGACTCCTTTCCTCAACCACCCGCCGAAATTCCTGCGATCTCCCTGCTGCACGGAACCATGTTTGCGAATGAAGAGGTGCCTTCAGTCAGACATGTTTACGGCGAAGGTCTTGCCGGGGCTCTGCTGGCGTCAAGCGGCTATGCCGTATGCATGCCGGACTATCCCGGCTTTGGCGCATCTTCCGGCACACATCCTTATCTTCATGCCCGCTCAGAAGCAACCTCTGCCGTAGACATGATGCGCGCCGCATTATTTGTTCTGGAAAGCTACACGGAACTGCCCCAACCCAACGGACAGTTGTTCATTGCCGGCTATTCGCAAGGCGGACACGCCACTCTGGCGTTGCAAAAAGAGCTGGAGCAGAATCATGCTGATGAATTCCCGCTTACAGCGTCAGCGCCGATGGCCGGCCCGCACGACCTGTCCGGCGTTATGAAACCGCTGATCTTTTCCGGAGAATCCTATAATTATCCGGCATATATTCCCTATGTTATTCTGGGCCTTAATTCGGTTTACAGCTTCGGCACGATCACGGATTTCTTCAACGAACCATATGCCTCCACTCTCCCGCCCCTCTTCGATGGGAACCACTACGGATATGAGATCAACGACCAAATGCCGGCAGTCCCGCGCGAAATCTTCACCGAAACGTTCATCAACGAAGTAAAGAGTGATGAAAACCACCCATTCGCAGCTGCCCTTCGGAAAAACGACACCTACCGTGACTGGGTCCCGACCACCCCGACCTGCTTCTTCCATTGCGCATCAGACACCATCGTCCCGTACAGCAATTCGGTCACGGCTATGAACGCATTCATCGAGGCCGGCGCATCGACCAATCTGGTATCCCTCTTCGACCCCTATCCGGCGGGTGATCACTCCGATGGATTCTTTCCGTGCCTCCAGGCAGCTAAACTCTGGTTCGATTCATTCCTGGCTCCTTAA
- a CDS encoding four helix bundle protein codes for MRDHRNLKAFELADALALQTYLETSTFPREEIYGLTSQMRRAAVSVPSNIVEGCARNTEKDYLRFLDDAYGSAKELGYQSSLAKRLGYLSDNNLEESAAETARVLNGLINALRKGGGEQP; via the coding sequence ATGAGAGATCATCGGAACCTGAAAGCATTTGAACTGGCGGATGCGCTGGCTCTGCAGACCTACCTGGAAACGTCCACTTTTCCAAGAGAGGAAATTTACGGACTAACATCTCAGATGCGGCGTGCCGCAGTTTCCGTTCCATCAAATATCGTAGAAGGATGTGCTCGAAATACGGAAAAAGATTATCTCCGGTTTCTGGATGATGCATACGGATCAGCAAAAGAACTGGGCTACCAGTCATCGCTGGCGAAACGTCTTGGATATTTGTCAGATAACAACCTGGAAGAATCAGCGGCAGAAACCGCACGTGTACTAAACGGTTTAATTAACGCATTAAGGAAAGGGGGCGGAGAACAGCCCTAA
- the gltB gene encoding glutamate synthase large subunit produces MNKNSTAQPKHFPNPQGLYHPQNEHDACGVGFICNLHGKKSHDIIHHALEILVRLTHRGAAGSDPLTGDGAGILLQIPHAFYKEQCAEIGIKLPGEKEYGTGLVFLPQDEAERAQCIQTLEKAIESEGQTLLGWRELPTDNSGIGHIARKSEPAMMQIFIGRGEGITDERTFDRKLYLIRKTAENAIFHSDMVNKDDFYIPTLTCRIIIYKGLLLPEQMEHYYPDLLDPKFESALALVHQRFSTNTFPAWKLAQPFHVLCHNGEINTLRGNFNWMNARQGLFKSTLFGDNIERLFPIIQPGLSDSASLDQAVELLYHTGRSLPHVMSMLIPEAWQNHKTMSQQEKDYYEYHSTLMEPWDGPASIPFTDGTCLGAILDRNGLRPSRYVVTKDGYVIMGSETGIVDIDPANVEYKGRLEPGRMFLVDMEKGRIVPDEEIKSELAQQQPYGEWLKENLVDLETLPTEKTAPADRETINERQRMFGFTMEDQNHILMSMAKTGTELSGAMGIDTPLAVLAEKPQLLYNYFKQLFAQVTNPPLDAIREKCVTSVRTNIGTEQDLFEETPLHCRQLKLKQPILTNEMLAKIKKLDREGLKAVTLPMLYNVADGGDGLKAALAELCENASKAIKDGCTLLVLSDRGADKEKAPIPALLATGAVHHHLIRKLQRTQAGLVIESGEPREVHHFCLLFGYGAGAINPYMAYETFDSMIQEGLLDGDSATANSNFIKAINKGMLKVMSKMGISTLHSYRGAQIFEAVGINSDVIHHYFTGTASRIEGIGLDDIAKEAEARHKSAFPARKVAGNLKLDIGGAYKWRRNGEEHILSPLAVAKLQEATWTDSVDRYYEYAELINDNSKNLATLRGLFEFDKSAEPVPLSEVEPWTEIVKRFKTGAMSYGSISQETHETLAIGMNRIGGKSNSGEGGEDAERFTPDENGDLRRSAIKQVASGRFGVTSHYLTNADELQIKMAQGAKPGEGGQLPGHKVKPWIAKTRHSTPYVTLISPPPHHDIYSIEDLSQLIYDLKSANPSARINVKLVSEVGVGTVAAGVSKGKADVVLISGYDGGTGASPQASIKHAGLPWELGLAETQQTLVLNNLRSRIRVECDGKLLTGRDVAVAALLGAEEYGFSTAPLITMGCIMLRLCHMNTCSVGVATQDPELRKKFAGKPEYVVNFFRFIAEDLRSIMAELGFRTIDEMVGHSERLNVQKAVAHWKAQGLDYSKILYKPEVDASIGIRCTEKQDHGIDQALDHELIRQSTPALEKGEKVVINVELKNIYRTVGAMLSHEISKKYGAEGLPEDTITINCTGNSGQSFGGFSAHGITFNVKGDANDYFGKGLSGARLIIRPPEASSFKAEENILIGNVAFYGAIKGEAFINGLAGERFCVRNSGAITVVEGIGDHGCEYMTGGRAVILGPTGRNFAAGMSGGIAYVLDEAGDFIQNRCNPEMVNFDPLEKEDLAFLRDRVEKHLALTGSPKAERLLTDWNNTLKKFIKVIPVDYKKALAMLADEQRTGE; encoded by the coding sequence ATGAATAAAAATTCAACTGCTCAACCGAAACACTTTCCGAACCCGCAGGGATTGTATCACCCGCAAAATGAACATGATGCCTGCGGCGTAGGATTCATCTGCAACCTGCACGGAAAAAAATCACACGATATCATTCACCACGCGCTCGAAATTCTGGTGCGCCTGACTCACCGCGGCGCGGCAGGGTCCGACCCGCTCACCGGCGACGGTGCGGGGATCCTGCTTCAGATCCCTCATGCCTTCTATAAAGAACAATGCGCAGAGATCGGTATCAAACTCCCCGGCGAAAAAGAATACGGCACCGGCCTTGTTTTCCTGCCGCAGGATGAAGCAGAACGCGCTCAGTGTATCCAAACCCTGGAAAAAGCAATTGAGTCCGAAGGACAAACCCTCCTCGGCTGGCGTGAGCTTCCGACCGATAACTCCGGCATCGGCCACATCGCCAGAAAGTCCGAGCCGGCCATGATGCAGATTTTCATCGGCCGCGGGGAAGGAATCACCGACGAACGCACCTTCGACCGCAAGCTTTACCTCATCCGCAAGACGGCGGAAAATGCCATTTTCCACTCCGACATGGTGAACAAGGATGATTTTTACATCCCAACCCTGACCTGCCGGATCATCATCTATAAGGGCCTGCTGCTGCCGGAGCAGATGGAGCATTACTACCCCGACCTTCTCGATCCAAAATTTGAGAGCGCCCTGGCGCTCGTTCATCAGCGCTTCAGCACCAACACCTTCCCGGCATGGAAACTGGCTCAGCCGTTTCACGTGCTCTGCCACAACGGCGAAATCAATACGCTGCGCGGAAACTTCAACTGGATGAACGCCCGCCAGGGTCTGTTCAAATCCACCCTGTTCGGTGACAACATCGAGCGTCTGTTCCCGATTATCCAGCCCGGCCTGTCGGACTCCGCCTCGCTCGACCAGGCGGTTGAGCTGCTCTACCACACCGGGCGCTCGCTGCCGCACGTAATGAGCATGCTGATTCCCGAAGCATGGCAGAACCACAAAACGATGTCTCAGCAGGAAAAGGATTACTACGAGTATCACTCCACCCTGATGGAGCCATGGGACGGCCCGGCCTCGATTCCGTTCACCGACGGCACCTGCCTCGGCGCAATCCTCGACCGTAACGGCCTGCGTCCCTCACGCTATGTCGTCACCAAGGATGGCTATGTGATCATGGGGTCAGAAACCGGCATCGTGGACATCGACCCCGCCAACGTGGAATATAAAGGACGTCTTGAGCCGGGCCGCATGTTCCTGGTAGACATGGAAAAAGGCCGCATCGTTCCCGATGAAGAAATCAAAAGCGAGCTGGCTCAACAGCAGCCTTACGGAGAATGGCTGAAAGAAAATCTCGTCGACCTTGAAACACTCCCAACCGAAAAAACAGCCCCGGCTGACAGAGAAACCATCAATGAACGCCAGCGCATGTTCGGGTTCACCATGGAGGACCAGAACCATATTCTAATGTCGATGGCGAAAACCGGCACAGAACTTTCCGGTGCAATGGGAATCGACACGCCGCTCGCTGTGCTGGCCGAAAAGCCGCAGTTGCTTTACAACTACTTTAAACAGCTCTTTGCGCAGGTCACCAACCCTCCGCTCGACGCCATACGCGAAAAATGCGTCACCTCTGTACGGACTAATATCGGCACCGAACAGGACCTGTTTGAAGAGACCCCGCTGCACTGTCGTCAGCTCAAACTGAAACAACCGATCCTCACCAACGAGATGCTGGCTAAAATCAAGAAGCTCGACCGCGAAGGCCTCAAAGCGGTTACGCTGCCGATGCTCTACAACGTCGCAGACGGCGGTGACGGCCTGAAAGCCGCACTGGCGGAACTGTGCGAAAACGCATCGAAGGCCATCAAAGACGGCTGCACGCTACTGGTTCTTTCCGATCGCGGCGCCGACAAAGAAAAGGCCCCGATTCCGGCGCTGCTGGCAACCGGTGCGGTTCATCATCACCTGATCCGCAAACTCCAGCGCACACAGGCCGGTCTCGTAATCGAATCCGGCGAGCCGCGCGAAGTCCACCACTTCTGCCTGCTGTTCGGCTACGGCGCCGGCGCGATCAACCCCTACATGGCTTACGAAACATTCGACAGCATGATCCAGGAGGGACTGCTCGACGGTGATTCCGCCACCGCGAACAGCAACTTCATCAAGGCCATCAACAAGGGCATGCTCAAAGTAATGTCCAAGATGGGGATCTCCACCCTGCACTCCTATCGCGGCGCCCAGATCTTCGAAGCCGTCGGTATTAACAGCGACGTCATCCACCACTACTTCACCGGGACCGCATCCCGCATCGAAGGGATCGGCCTCGACGACATTGCCAAAGAGGCGGAAGCCCGTCACAAATCCGCATTCCCGGCCCGCAAGGTTGCCGGCAATCTCAAACTCGACATCGGCGGAGCCTATAAGTGGCGCCGCAACGGTGAAGAGCACATCCTCAGCCCGCTGGCCGTCGCCAAACTGCAGGAAGCCACATGGACCGACAGCGTTGACCGCTATTACGAATACGCCGAGCTCATCAATGACAACAGCAAAAACCTTGCCACACTGCGCGGACTGTTCGAGTTTGATAAATCCGCCGAGCCCGTTCCGCTGAGTGAGGTCGAACCGTGGACGGAAATTGTCAAACGTTTCAAAACCGGCGCGATGTCCTACGGGTCTATTTCGCAGGAAACACACGAGACGCTCGCGATCGGAATGAACCGTATCGGCGGAAAATCCAACAGCGGCGAGGGAGGAGAGGATGCCGAACGTTTTACGCCGGATGAAAACGGCGACCTGCGCCGCTCCGCAATCAAGCAGGTGGCGTCCGGACGCTTCGGTGTCACCAGCCACTACCTGACCAACGCCGACGAACTTCAGATTAAAATGGCACAGGGCGCCAAGCCGGGAGAAGGCGGACAGCTGCCCGGCCACAAAGTGAAACCGTGGATCGCCAAAACACGCCACTCCACACCGTATGTGACGCTCATCTCGCCGCCGCCACACCATGATATCTATTCGATCGAAGATCTCTCCCAGCTCATCTATGACTTGAAGAGCGCAAACCCGTCGGCCCGCATCAACGTGAAACTTGTGTCTGAGGTCGGTGTAGGAACGGTTGCTGCCGGCGTATCAAAAGGAAAAGCGGACGTCGTCCTGATTTCCGGATACGACGGAGGAACGGGCGCTTCGCCGCAGGCATCCATCAAACACGCAGGACTTCCGTGGGAGCTCGGCCTCGCCGAAACCCAGCAGACGCTGGTTCTCAACAACCTGCGCAGCCGGATCCGCGTCGAATGCGATGGAAAACTACTCACCGGCCGCGACGTCGCCGTCGCCGCCCTCCTCGGTGCCGAGGAGTACGGATTTTCCACCGCGCCGCTCATCACCATGGGCTGCATTATGCTTCGCCTGTGCCACATGAACACCTGCTCTGTCGGGGTTGCCACTCAGGACCCGGAACTGCGTAAAAAATTCGCGGGCAAACCGGAATACGTCGTCAACTTCTTCCGTTTCATCGCCGAAGATCTGCGCAGTATCATGGCCGAACTCGGCTTCCGCACCATTGATGAAATGGTCGGTCATTCCGAACGCCTGAACGTTCAGAAAGCGGTTGCCCACTGGAAAGCCCAGGGCCTCGACTATTCAAAGATCCTCTACAAACCGGAAGTGGATGCCTCCATCGGAATCCGCTGTACCGAAAAGCAGGATCATGGAATCGACCAGGCGCTCGACCACGAACTGATCAGACAATCTACTCCTGCGCTCGAAAAAGGCGAGAAAGTCGTCATCAATGTGGAACTCAAGAACATCTACCGCACCGTCGGCGCAATGCTCTCGCATGAGATCTCCAAAAAATACGGCGCCGAAGGACTGCCGGAAGACACCATCACGATCAACTGTACCGGCAACAGCGGCCAGAGCTTTGGCGGATTCAGCGCTCACGGAATCACCTTTAATGTGAAAGGCGACGCCAACGACTACTTCGGCAAGGGGCTTTCCGGCGCACGCCTGATCATCCGTCCACCGGAAGCATCCAGCTTCAAAGCGGAAGAAAATATTCTGATCGGCAATGTCGCTTTCTACGGAGCCATCAAAGGAGAAGCATTCATCAACGGGCTGGCCGGGGAGCGTTTTTGCGTCCGCAACTCCGGAGCCATCACCGTGGTCGAAGGAATCGGTGACCACGGCTGTGAGTACATGACCGGCGGCCGCGCGGTCATCCTCGGCCCGACCGGCCGCAACTTCGCGGCGGGAATGTCCGGCGGAATTGCCTACGTTCTCGACGAAGCGGGAGACTTCATCCAAAACCGATGCAACCCGGAAATGGTCAATTTTGACCCGCTGGAAAAAGAGGATCTTGCGTTCCTCCGCGATCGCGTCGAAAAGCATCTCGCCCTGACCGGCAGCCCGAAGGCGGAGCGACTGCTTACCGACTGGAACAACACCCTGAAGAAATTCATCAAGGTCATCCCCGTCGATTACAAAAAAGCACTGGCCATGCTCGCCGATGAACAACGCACGGGAGAGTAG
- a CDS encoding glutamate synthase subunit beta, with protein sequence MGKPTGFKEFERKTPMERPVSERIHDYKEVYQPFGEDKLQDQAARCMNCGIPFCHIGCPLGNIIPEFNDLTYNGHWKQAWEVLSATNNFPEFTGRLCPAPCEEACVLGINEPAVTIENIEKHIIEHAFKEGWVKPEPPEERTGKTVAVIGSGPSGLAAAQQLNRAGHTVTVFERADRIGGLLRYGIPDFKLEKWVIDRRLEVLEAEGITFKTNASVGTDLSDDELKSFDAIVLAIGSTKGRDMPILGRDQEGIHFAMDFLPLQNKTCAGDFEKPQICAEGKNVIVIGGGDTGSDCVGTSIRHGAKSVVNFELFPQPPKDRPAHQPWPYWPMKLRTSSSHREAEHDPRNYCILTKEFIGKDGHVTGVKTVNVEFNRERKTGNATMDEVPGSEKIWDADLVLLAMGFTGPEPDNAIQALGIELDERGNIKTTGNYQTSVEKIFAAGDCRRGQSLIVWAISEGRETARCVDEYLMEESCLPTKGNGELPRR encoded by the coding sequence ATGGGAAAACCAACTGGATTTAAAGAATTTGAACGCAAGACACCGATGGAACGTCCGGTCTCGGAGCGCATCCACGATTACAAGGAAGTCTATCAGCCGTTCGGTGAAGACAAACTGCAGGATCAGGCAGCCCGCTGCATGAACTGCGGGATCCCGTTCTGCCACATCGGCTGTCCGCTGGGGAACATCATTCCGGAATTCAATGACCTCACCTACAACGGTCACTGGAAGCAGGCGTGGGAAGTTCTTTCCGCGACCAACAACTTCCCGGAATTCACCGGACGCCTCTGCCCGGCTCCATGCGAAGAGGCCTGCGTGCTTGGCATTAATGAACCGGCAGTTACCATCGAGAATATTGAAAAGCATATTATTGAACATGCTTTCAAAGAAGGCTGGGTAAAACCCGAACCGCCCGAGGAACGCACCGGCAAGACTGTCGCCGTGATTGGCTCCGGTCCGTCCGGACTGGCTGCCGCACAGCAGCTCAACCGCGCAGGCCACACGGTGACTGTTTTTGAACGCGCGGACCGCATCGGCGGACTGCTCCGCTACGGCATCCCGGACTTCAAACTCGAAAAATGGGTCATCGACCGCCGCCTGGAGGTGCTCGAAGCCGAAGGCATCACCTTCAAAACAAACGCTTCCGTCGGCACCGACCTGTCCGACGACGAGCTGAAAAGCTTTGACGCCATCGTGTTGGCCATCGGCTCAACCAAGGGCCGCGACATGCCGATTCTCGGCCGTGACCAGGAAGGCATTCACTTCGCGATGGACTTCCTGCCGCTGCAGAATAAAACCTGTGCAGGCGACTTCGAGAAACCGCAGATCTGCGCCGAAGGAAAGAACGTAATTGTTATTGGCGGGGGCGATACAGGCTCCGACTGCGTCGGGACATCGATCCGGCACGGCGCAAAAAGCGTTGTTAACTTCGAGCTGTTCCCGCAGCCTCCGAAAGACCGCCCGGCTCACCAGCCCTGGCCCTACTGGCCGATGAAACTGCGCACCAGCTCTTCCCACCGCGAAGCCGAACACGATCCGCGCAACTACTGCATTCTCACCAAAGAATTTATCGGAAAAGACGGTCACGTCACGGGCGTCAAAACCGTCAACGTTGAATTCAACCGCGAGCGAAAAACCGGCAACGCCACCATGGACGAAGTCCCCGGATCCGAAAAAATATGGGACGCCGACCTCGTTCTGCTGGCCATGGGCTTCACCGGCCCGGAACCGGACAACGCCATCCAAGCACTCGGCATCGAACTCGACGAACGTGGGAACATCAAAACCACCGGAAACTATCAGACCTCTGTTGAAAAGATCTTTGCCGCCGGCGACTGCCGGCGCGGGCAGTCGCTCATCGTCTGGGCGATTTCCGAAGGCCGCGAAACCGCGCGCTGCGTCGATGAATATCTGATGGAAGAATCCTGCCTGCCGACCAAGGGTAACGGCGAACTGCCGAGAAGGTAA